The following are from one region of the Stigmatella ashevillena genome:
- a CDS encoding chemotaxis protein CheW, with translation MSEVMMFGGAEEGRFLIVRARGWICALPIQEVVETMRPLPVTPVAEAPSFVRGVAVVRGRPSPVIHLATLLGGSSAGTAQRFVSLRVGERQLVLEVEEVLGLRRLGARELGTLPPLLAVAVGGNLEVLGTLDGQLLAALDTSRLLTEAVWGRLVTGGEA, from the coding sequence ATGTCAGAAGTCATGATGTTCGGCGGTGCCGAAGAGGGACGCTTCCTCATCGTGCGCGCGCGGGGCTGGATTTGCGCGCTGCCCATCCAGGAGGTCGTCGAGACGATGCGGCCGTTGCCGGTGACTCCGGTCGCGGAGGCGCCGAGCTTTGTCCGGGGCGTGGCGGTGGTGCGAGGCCGTCCTTCTCCCGTCATCCACCTGGCGACCTTGCTGGGTGGCTCCAGCGCGGGCACGGCGCAGCGCTTCGTCTCGCTGCGCGTGGGGGAGCGGCAGCTCGTGCTGGAGGTGGAGGAGGTGCTGGGGCTGCGGCGGCTGGGAGCGCGCGAGCTGGGCACGTTGCCGCCGCTGCTGGCGGTCGCCGTGGGGGGCAACCTGGAGGTGCTCGGCACGCTGGATGGGCAATTGCTGGCGGCCTTGGACACGTCCCGGCTGTTGACCGAAGCGGTGTGGGGCAGGCTGGTGACAGGAGGAGAGGCGTGA
- a CDS encoding TonB-dependent receptor domain-containing protein — MSAFWLWCALLAFSPSESGPGEEDPVVPTLGTVPEGPEPHSVTAAETEAVPSPEPEERPASEEPREPPQAEASPTAGTTVRAARPARSASEVTLDREILQSAPRTGAVDLLRLVPGLVVSQHGGEGKAHQLFLRGFDALHGQDVELNVGGLPVNEVSHIHALGYADLNFVIPEVVRELRVTEGTYRAFQGDFAVAGTVRVELGLDEPGVLLAGTVGQYGQRRVVAAVRPGENEETFAAVELGEGRGFGPRRSFGKASLLAQAATELETGAGAVRVRALAGSYTTRFDTPGVVREDDVLAGREDFYAAPLGRQGGSAVRHQLLLGMELPRSGSSRTVVEVFGVLTDLRLRNNFTGFRVDERGDGLEQTHDSRTLGVRLEHRRRFEVWGREVAGELGLGARRDGAEQTQRRYRESDGTFFAEEVDASFVQTDVWGYAEAQVPLGRWRLLLGGRADALGVNVFDALAFRDPRYYDGRGYARSAFGVHAGAKAGLELALTERWRLFASYGDGFRSPQARSLAEGERAPFVSVRGAELGARREGERLAVQVSLFGSQVKDDFFFDHTVGTTVFTGETVRAGATAALQARPWEGVTAALSATGAHARVTATDTLLPYFAPLVARADVGWERTLRVGGETLDVSAGTGLTLIGPRPLPFDEYSRTVFLTDVQGRVRWGALGLRLEVKNLLDARWRDGEFVYGSRMDPSTPASLVPSRHFTAGTPRTASLTLEVHL, encoded by the coding sequence ATGTCTGCGTTCTGGCTGTGGTGTGCCCTCCTGGCGTTCTCCCCTTCGGAGAGCGGCCCGGGGGAAGAAGACCCCGTTGTGCCCACCCTCGGGACGGTCCCCGAGGGCCCCGAGCCTCATTCGGTCACGGCGGCGGAAACAGAAGCCGTCCCCTCCCCCGAGCCGGAGGAGCGCCCGGCGTCGGAGGAACCTCGGGAGCCTCCCCAGGCCGAGGCATCGCCGACAGCGGGGACGACCGTGCGGGCGGCAAGACCTGCGAGGAGCGCCTCGGAGGTGACGCTGGACCGGGAGATCCTCCAGTCCGCGCCCCGGACCGGGGCCGTGGATCTGCTGCGGCTGGTGCCGGGCCTGGTGGTCTCGCAGCACGGGGGCGAGGGCAAGGCCCACCAACTGTTCCTGCGCGGGTTCGACGCGCTGCATGGGCAGGACGTGGAGCTGAACGTGGGCGGGCTGCCCGTGAACGAGGTGAGCCACATCCACGCGCTGGGCTACGCGGACCTGAACTTCGTCATCCCAGAAGTGGTGCGGGAGCTGAGGGTGACGGAGGGCACATACCGGGCCTTCCAGGGTGACTTCGCGGTGGCGGGGACGGTGCGGGTGGAGCTGGGACTGGACGAGCCCGGCGTGTTGCTCGCGGGAACGGTGGGGCAGTACGGCCAGCGACGGGTGGTGGCGGCGGTGCGCCCTGGAGAGAACGAGGAGACCTTCGCGGCGGTGGAGCTGGGCGAAGGCCGGGGCTTCGGCCCGCGGAGAAGCTTTGGAAAAGCCTCCCTGCTGGCCCAAGCGGCGACGGAGCTGGAGACGGGGGCGGGAGCCGTCCGGGTGCGCGCCCTGGCGGGCAGCTACACGACACGCTTCGACACCCCCGGGGTGGTGCGAGAGGACGACGTGCTTGCGGGCCGGGAGGACTTCTATGCGGCCCCCCTGGGACGGCAGGGAGGCTCGGCGGTCAGACACCAACTCCTCTTGGGGATGGAGCTGCCCCGGAGCGGAAGCAGCCGCACGGTGGTGGAAGTGTTCGGCGTCCTCACGGACCTGCGGCTGCGCAACAACTTCACGGGCTTCCGAGTGGACGAGCGCGGGGACGGCCTGGAGCAGACACACGACTCGCGGACGCTGGGGGTGCGGCTGGAGCACCGGCGGCGGTTCGAGGTGTGGGGCCGAGAGGTGGCGGGAGAGCTGGGACTGGGGGCCCGGAGAGACGGAGCCGAACAGACGCAGCGGCGGTACCGGGAATCGGACGGCACGTTCTTCGCGGAGGAAGTGGACGCGAGCTTCGTGCAGACAGACGTGTGGGGCTACGCGGAGGCGCAGGTGCCGCTGGGCCGGTGGCGGTTGCTGCTGGGAGGGAGGGCGGATGCGCTTGGGGTGAACGTGTTCGATGCCTTGGCGTTCCGGGATCCGCGCTACTACGACGGACGCGGCTATGCGCGCAGTGCCTTCGGGGTGCACGCGGGAGCCAAGGCAGGCCTGGAGCTGGCACTGACGGAGCGCTGGCGGCTGTTCGCGAGCTACGGGGACGGCTTCCGCTCGCCGCAGGCGCGGAGCCTGGCGGAGGGCGAGCGCGCCCCGTTCGTCTCGGTGCGAGGCGCGGAGCTGGGCGCGCGGAGGGAGGGCGAGCGGCTGGCGGTGCAGGTGAGCCTCTTCGGCTCGCAGGTAAAGGACGACTTCTTCTTCGACCACACGGTGGGGACCACGGTCTTCACGGGCGAGACGGTGCGCGCGGGAGCCACGGCGGCACTGCAAGCGCGTCCCTGGGAGGGAGTGACGGCAGCGCTGAGCGCGACGGGGGCGCACGCGCGGGTGACGGCGACGGACACGCTGCTGCCCTACTTCGCCCCATTGGTGGCCCGAGCGGACGTGGGCTGGGAGCGGACGCTGCGCGTGGGGGGCGAGACGCTGGACGTGTCCGCAGGCACCGGGCTCACGCTGATCGGCCCTCGGCCTCTGCCCTTCGACGAATACAGCCGCACGGTGTTCCTGACGGACGTGCAGGGAAGGGTGCGCTGGGGCGCGCTGGGCTTGCGGCTGGAGGTGAAGAACCTCCTGGACGCGAGGTGGCGCGATGGGGAGTTCGTCTACGGCTCGCGCATGGATCCCTCCACGCCGGCGAGCCTTGTTCCAAGCAGACATTTCACCGCGGGGACGCCACGAACGGCCTCGCTCACGCTGGAGGTACATTTATGA
- a CDS encoding CDP-alcohol phosphatidyltransferase family protein: MRQPLFNPPDIPGRPAPSNVPGPRRPGLLSRRTQLVLLHLLSLSRLGFAALFVMTSDTGLRAGLVALAGFTDVLDGWIARHARLTTRLGALIDPVADRGFAVTALLTLLLDGLLTPLQVILLLLRDAATALGFIVARFVPSLRPVEFKARMLGKAVTTLQALTLLAALLFPAAVPALVAVVGVTALASVVDYARAVLKARGQLSP, from the coding sequence ATGCGTCAACCGCTCTTCAATCCTCCGGACATCCCTGGCAGGCCCGCCCCTTCCAACGTGCCGGGCCCTCGTCGGCCGGGCCTGCTGTCGCGCAGGACACAGTTGGTGTTGCTCCACCTGTTGTCGCTCTCCCGGTTGGGCTTCGCGGCCCTGTTCGTGATGACCTCGGACACGGGGTTGCGCGCGGGGCTCGTGGCCCTGGCGGGCTTCACGGATGTGCTGGATGGCTGGATTGCCCGGCACGCCCGGCTCACCACCCGGCTGGGAGCGCTCATTGATCCGGTCGCGGATCGCGGCTTCGCCGTCACTGCCCTTCTCACCCTGTTGCTGGATGGCCTGCTCACCCCGCTCCAGGTGATTCTCCTACTGCTGCGCGATGCGGCCACGGCCCTGGGCTTCATCGTCGCCCGCTTCGTGCCCTCGCTCCGCCCGGTGGAGTTCAAGGCCAGGATGCTCGGCAAGGCCGTCACCACGCTCCAGGCGCTGACCCTGCTGGCGGCCCTGCTGTTTCCCGCCGCGGTGCCAGCGCTCGTCGCCGTCGTGGGCGTCACGGCCTTGGCCTCCGTGGTGGACTACGCCCGGGCCGTGCTGAAGGCGCGCGGCCAACTCTCTCCGTGA
- a CDS encoding S8 family serine peptidase, with protein sequence MKRWMTLGLVGLVACGESTPPIYEPKDCPDAVESSRPRPVAQSQAVSAGEGEDFIVQYHRTVSAAASTQAAGDAVVRTGGLVRARWSQLGAVAARLTPEVRQKLAKDPQVLAIYPDHPVYAFSNGRPPPVTAGSTAEYTDGLKMVQANAVWDANDDGVLDADAPVGSSIRVCVIDSGWDDRHPELKAAYVGGKDFVDGDDDPRDYDTQAQTWGGGHGTHTAATIVAQLASTGSVNPSEDSAGVVGVAPGVELLVARVLNTQGSGKLSAILSAMEWCQQQGAKLASLSLGSDKSNPLEQDAFQKALNGGMLSIAASGNSGTGDPSTEPGVAFPAAYPSVLAVGAVDFDGEHPSFSQVGAEIALVAPGVDVLSAALTESTAYSLLDVGGARYTSRSLEFAPVGVYEGPLVYCGLGGSRTACGAAATCEGFVAYVDRGGTDSQGEGLTFAKKVTSMRRAGARAVIIGNNDPSDGVGRFTLGTVGSWLPTASVSYQDGEALKKLSATQARMSLVSVDYQRLTGTSMATPHVTGVAALVWSARPSLTAAQVRDILQKSAAPLPRGSAKGSRNDTYGYGLVQAKDALKLLETYP encoded by the coding sequence ATGAAGCGTTGGATGACTCTGGGACTCGTCGGCCTCGTGGCTTGTGGAGAGAGCACGCCCCCCATTTACGAGCCCAAGGACTGCCCGGACGCGGTGGAGAGCTCGCGGCCCCGTCCTGTGGCCCAGTCCCAGGCGGTGTCCGCAGGGGAGGGTGAGGACTTCATCGTCCAGTACCACCGCACCGTGTCCGCCGCTGCCTCCACGCAGGCCGCCGGGGATGCCGTGGTCCGCACGGGCGGCCTGGTCCGGGCGCGATGGTCCCAACTGGGCGCCGTCGCTGCGCGGTTGACGCCCGAGGTGCGCCAGAAGCTCGCCAAGGATCCCCAGGTGCTCGCCATCTACCCGGATCATCCCGTCTACGCCTTTTCCAATGGTCGCCCGCCCCCCGTCACCGCCGGGAGCACCGCCGAGTACACCGACGGGCTCAAGATGGTGCAGGCCAACGCGGTGTGGGATGCCAACGACGATGGGGTGCTGGACGCCGATGCGCCCGTGGGCTCGAGCATTCGGGTGTGCGTCATCGACAGCGGCTGGGATGACCGGCACCCCGAGCTGAAGGCGGCCTATGTGGGGGGCAAGGACTTCGTCGATGGAGACGACGATCCCCGGGACTATGACACCCAGGCGCAGACCTGGGGCGGAGGCCATGGCACGCACACGGCGGCCACCATCGTCGCGCAGCTGGCCTCGACGGGCTCGGTGAATCCCTCCGAGGACTCCGCCGGCGTGGTGGGCGTGGCGCCCGGGGTGGAACTGCTCGTGGCGCGCGTGCTGAACACCCAGGGCAGTGGCAAGCTCTCGGCCATCCTCTCCGCCATGGAGTGGTGTCAGCAGCAGGGGGCCAAGCTGGCCTCGCTGTCCCTGGGCTCCGACAAGTCCAATCCCCTGGAGCAGGATGCCTTCCAGAAGGCACTGAACGGGGGAATGCTCTCCATCGCGGCCTCGGGCAACTCGGGCACGGGGGATCCCTCCACCGAACCCGGCGTGGCCTTCCCGGCCGCCTATCCGAGCGTCCTGGCCGTGGGGGCCGTGGATTTTGACGGCGAGCATCCCTCGTTCTCGCAGGTGGGCGCCGAGATCGCCCTCGTGGCGCCGGGCGTCGATGTGCTGTCCGCCGCCCTCACCGAGAGCACCGCCTACTCCCTGCTCGATGTGGGGGGCGCGCGCTACACGTCCCGCTCGCTCGAGTTCGCGCCGGTGGGCGTCTACGAGGGGCCGCTCGTATACTGTGGGTTGGGAGGCTCTCGCACCGCTTGTGGCGCGGCCGCCACCTGCGAGGGTTTCGTCGCCTACGTGGATCGTGGTGGCACGGACTCCCAGGGCGAAGGCTTGACCTTCGCCAAGAAGGTCACCTCCATGCGCCGGGCGGGGGCTCGCGCGGTCATCATCGGCAACAATGATCCCAGTGATGGCGTGGGCCGGTTCACCCTGGGCACGGTGGGCTCGTGGCTGCCGACCGCCTCCGTCTCCTACCAGGATGGCGAGGCACTCAAGAAGCTGTCGGCCACGCAGGCCCGGATGAGCCTCGTCAGCGTGGACTACCAGCGGCTGACGGGCACCTCCATGGCCACCCCCCACGTCACCGGCGTGGCCGCGTTGGTGTGGAGCGCTCGGCCCTCGCTGACCGCTGCCCAGGTGCGCGACATCCTGCAGAAGTCCGCGGCTCCCCTGCCCCGCGGGAGTGCCAAGGGCAGCCGGAACGACACCTACGGGTACGGGCTCGTCCAGGCCAAGGACGCGCTGAAGCTGCTGGAGACCTATCCGTAG
- a CDS encoding PRC-barrel domain-containing protein has translation MFERMRRGMVVLSRDGIQVGRIVDVKEDGVVIEKGLLFHRDFLVPFSDIAQFRGEEVVLSRDNASLRGAHASPSEGGNAKGTVGVAGFSAPPAHGLGLQPTELTEARMEKSRMHDHAHGGPYDLDRDETMTPAAAVRPSTSGMPARAPFVPHEPSPRERRAAGPGWDPLSSDEEPVKDAPAPRDPDRDPPTRY, from the coding sequence ATGTTCGAACGCATGCGAAGAGGCATGGTCGTCCTGAGCCGGGATGGCATCCAGGTGGGGCGCATCGTGGACGTCAAGGAGGACGGTGTCGTCATCGAGAAGGGGCTGCTCTTCCACCGGGACTTCCTGGTGCCCTTCAGTGACATCGCCCAGTTCCGGGGCGAGGAGGTCGTCCTGTCGCGGGACAACGCCTCCTTGCGCGGCGCGCACGCATCGCCCTCCGAGGGCGGCAATGCCAAGGGCACGGTGGGCGTCGCGGGGTTCTCTGCGCCCCCGGCGCACGGCCTGGGCCTCCAGCCCACGGAGCTGACCGAAGCGCGGATGGAGAAGTCCCGGATGCACGACCATGCGCACGGGGGTCCCTATGACTTGGATCGGGACGAGACGATGACGCCCGCCGCGGCGGTGCGTCCTTCGACCTCGGGGATGCCAGCCCGCGCCCCCTTCGTCCCCCACGAGCCCTCCCCACGCGAGCGCCGCGCGGCGGGACCGGGATGGGATCCGCTGAGCTCGGACGAGGAGCCGGTGAAGGACGCTCCGGCGCCCCGGGATCCAGACCGAGATCCCCCCACCCGGTACTAG
- a CDS encoding zf-HC2 domain-containing protein, with translation MSPPCREQDLDALLAEELSPAEAERVRTHAEGCASCAHSLSWMKLERGWMTQRARRMPSRPALNFEALQARLATAPARPAPPERRPAPGRTWSWSSPGKMALGVAAAVAFLAVNLTRMPPASSIEESWTQEALASGMLACEDTSSQEVAAMEARFGACLIASPVLSSH, from the coding sequence ATGAGCCCCCCCTGCCGTGAGCAGGACCTGGACGCGCTGCTGGCGGAGGAACTGTCCCCCGCGGAAGCCGAGCGGGTCCGCACGCACGCCGAAGGCTGTGCCTCGTGCGCGCACTCGCTCTCGTGGATGAAGCTGGAGCGCGGCTGGATGACCCAGCGGGCCCGCCGCATGCCTTCCCGGCCCGCCCTGAACTTCGAGGCGCTTCAAGCACGGCTGGCCACGGCGCCCGCGCGCCCCGCGCCCCCGGAGCGCCGGCCTGCACCGGGCAGAACGTGGTCCTGGTCTTCTCCGGGGAAGATGGCCCTGGGCGTCGCGGCGGCCGTGGCCTTCCTGGCCGTCAACCTGACCCGGATGCCCCCCGCCTCCTCCATCGAGGAGTCATGGACCCAGGAGGCGCTCGCCTCCGGAATGCTGGCCTGCGAGGACACGAGCAGCCAGGAAGTGGCGGCGATGGAGGCCCGCTTCGGGGCCTGCCTCATCGCCTCGCCGGTGCTGTCCTCGCACTGA
- a CDS encoding CheR family methyltransferase, with amino-acid sequence MEWPKAVNRFATFVERRLGLAPVPNGGRELEALLAEKSARSGLAAYLEKLEAAGSQDVELRTLAERLTVGETYFFRHMAQLQALVAEVLPRVQREGRPARVLCAGCSSGEEAYSVAILGRENPHVEPERLFITGVDVNPRAIERARKARYAAWSLRSCPEALRERWFHVLPNGDFEPKPSARERVHFEERNLLEEDPAFWAPGSFDVILCRNVTLYFTPEVTRAVIARLERALTPGGALLLGPSETPRGFSDAFEVLQVGEAFYHRRKTGLTPAPVPRSLEGALPPAAALRWSSPGGAVPALSSWKPEPPREPLGMEQAWRLLDEERYTEAQAWLEQLPEPDREQSSARLLRAVLHFQGGHFPEAERVGESLVATGRAEAAVYYLLGLCREQAGDEGGARNRYARAVHLEPTFALGHLRLGILARRAQEATPARVALRLALTLLAHEQPLHLTLFGGGFGRHGLMQVCQQELRACAEVP; translated from the coding sequence ATGGAGTGGCCGAAGGCCGTGAACCGGTTCGCCACCTTCGTGGAGCGGCGCCTGGGGCTTGCGCCGGTTCCCAACGGTGGCCGGGAGCTGGAGGCGCTGCTGGCGGAGAAGTCCGCGCGCTCCGGTCTGGCGGCGTACCTGGAGAAGTTGGAGGCCGCCGGGAGCCAGGACGTGGAGTTGCGCACCCTGGCCGAGCGGCTCACGGTGGGCGAGACGTACTTCTTCCGTCACATGGCGCAGCTTCAGGCGTTGGTGGCCGAGGTGCTGCCCCGCGTGCAGCGGGAAGGGCGGCCTGCGCGGGTGCTGTGCGCGGGGTGCTCGTCCGGAGAAGAGGCGTACTCGGTGGCCATCCTGGGCCGGGAGAACCCTCACGTGGAGCCCGAGCGCCTGTTCATCACCGGCGTGGACGTGAACCCCCGCGCCATCGAGCGGGCCCGCAAGGCGCGCTATGCCGCTTGGTCGCTCCGCTCCTGTCCCGAGGCGCTCCGGGAGCGGTGGTTCCATGTCCTGCCCAATGGCGACTTCGAGCCGAAGCCCAGCGCGCGCGAGCGCGTGCACTTCGAGGAGCGCAACCTGCTGGAGGAGGATCCGGCCTTCTGGGCTCCGGGCTCCTTCGACGTCATTCTCTGCCGCAACGTCACGCTCTACTTCACCCCCGAGGTGACCCGCGCCGTCATCGCCCGCTTGGAGCGCGCGCTCACGCCGGGGGGCGCGTTGCTGCTGGGCCCCTCCGAGACGCCCCGGGGCTTCTCCGATGCCTTCGAGGTGTTGCAGGTGGGGGAGGCCTTCTACCACCGCCGCAAGACAGGGCTCACGCCCGCGCCCGTGCCCCGTTCCCTCGAGGGGGCCCTGCCTCCTGCCGCCGCCCTGAGGTGGTCCTCGCCCGGAGGCGCGGTGCCTGCGCTGTCTTCGTGGAAGCCGGAGCCTCCCCGCGAACCGCTCGGGATGGAGCAGGCGTGGCGGCTGCTGGACGAGGAGCGGTACACCGAAGCCCAGGCATGGCTGGAGCAGTTGCCCGAGCCGGACCGGGAACAGTCCAGCGCGCGGCTGCTGCGGGCCGTGCTGCACTTTCAGGGGGGCCACTTTCCGGAGGCTGAGCGGGTGGGCGAGTCGCTCGTCGCCACCGGCCGGGCGGAGGCCGCCGTCTATTACCTGTTGGGCTTGTGCCGCGAGCAGGCCGGCGATGAAGGGGGCGCGCGCAACCGCTATGCGCGGGCCGTGCACCTGGAGCCCACGTTCGCGTTGGGGCACCTGCGCCTGGGGATTCTGGCAAGGCGCGCCCAGGAGGCCACGCCCGCCCGCGTGGCGCTGCGGCTGGCGCTCACCCTGCTCGCGCACGAGCAGCCCCTGCACCTCACGCTCTTTGGAGGAGGCTTTGGCCGCCATGGATTGATGCAGGTCTGCCAGCAGGAGCTGCGGGCGTGCGCGGAGGTGCCATGA
- a CDS encoding chemotaxis protein CheW, translating to MSSRNETTARRLAELREEFDASFSRPPARVDTRWEVLLRLRVAGTALTVPLERLSGLHILTRVVPLPGSPSGLLGLVGLRGQLVAVHDLAYRLGLPSDEKPHWMVLCGGEQRRVGLAIGGFEGQLRVTPEQIQPNAGEAPRPYLRASVARRDAPPLPVLDVDSLMKDLLDGAAAPRNTR from the coding sequence ATGAGCAGCCGGAACGAGACCACGGCCCGGCGGCTGGCCGAGCTGCGCGAGGAGTTCGACGCCTCCTTTTCACGGCCGCCCGCGCGGGTGGACACGCGCTGGGAGGTGCTGCTGCGGCTGCGCGTCGCGGGCACTGCCCTGACGGTGCCCCTGGAGCGGCTCTCCGGCCTGCACATCCTCACCCGGGTGGTGCCCCTGCCTGGCAGCCCCTCGGGCTTGCTGGGACTGGTGGGGCTGCGCGGCCAGCTGGTGGCGGTGCATGATCTGGCCTACCGCTTGGGGCTGCCCTCGGACGAGAAGCCCCACTGGATGGTGTTGTGTGGGGGCGAGCAGCGCCGCGTGGGGTTGGCCATTGGGGGCTTTGAAGGCCAACTGCGCGTCACCCCCGAGCAGATCCAGCCGAACGCGGGGGAGGCGCCCCGGCCCTACCTGAGGGCCAGCGTGGCGCGGCGGGATGCGCCGCCGCTGCCGGTGCTCGATGTGGATTCGCTGATGAAGGATCTCCTGGACGGGGCCGCGGCTCCGCGGAACACGAGGTAG
- a CDS encoding methyl-accepting chemotaxis protein, protein MRRKWTVGQQIAGGYAAVLISIGILAILTMRGNQRFLETSKTMGHTYKVLAHLETVVSELNHVESAKRGFVITGQDGFLTTVRTAEARIAGELETLRTLTEGSLEQQRHLTSVQQRVTTRLEEMQEVIAARRNKGFEAAQAIITADENRRASDTLRASVDEMRATEERLLQEQERGAEEDARFLTWLAEGGVAAVLIFIVVTGVTISRGLRKQIGQAVEHVQSSSAELQAAATQQVSGAREQASATTEVSTTVKELLSTFRQIAGNAQQVSRVASETAGTTRLGSQTVDRAQEAIETVRRQVDVIVNHMLELGKRSQEIGGILDIINELAEQTNILAINATIESAGAGEHGRRFAVVAEEIRKLADRVGASTKDVRSLIDEVRAAANTTLMATEDGSKAVQNSARQFSDVAGTFKRIAELTGNNLDVAREIELSTQQQTTAVEQVSTAIQQVAMTARQTEVSSAQTLQTSTQLTQLSKQLASLVDSRTTAPA, encoded by the coding sequence ATGCGTAGGAAGTGGACGGTGGGGCAGCAGATCGCCGGCGGGTACGCGGCGGTGCTGATAAGCATCGGCATCCTGGCGATCCTCACGATGCGAGGCAATCAGCGGTTCCTGGAGACCAGCAAGACGATGGGGCACACCTACAAGGTCCTGGCCCATCTGGAGACCGTCGTCTCCGAGCTCAACCACGTGGAGTCCGCCAAGCGGGGCTTCGTCATCACCGGCCAGGATGGGTTCCTGACGACCGTGCGCACGGCCGAGGCGCGCATCGCCGGCGAGTTGGAGACGCTGCGCACGCTCACCGAGGGCAGCCTGGAGCAGCAGCGCCACCTGACCAGCGTCCAGCAGCGCGTCACCACCCGGTTGGAGGAGATGCAGGAGGTCATCGCCGCGCGCCGGAACAAGGGGTTCGAGGCAGCCCAGGCGATCATCACCGCGGACGAGAACCGGCGGGCCTCGGACACGTTGCGCGCCAGCGTGGACGAGATGCGTGCCACCGAGGAGCGGCTGCTCCAGGAGCAGGAGCGCGGGGCGGAGGAGGATGCCCGGTTCCTCACGTGGCTGGCCGAGGGCGGTGTGGCCGCCGTGCTCATCTTCATCGTGGTGACCGGGGTGACCATCAGCCGGGGGCTGCGCAAGCAGATCGGCCAGGCGGTGGAGCACGTGCAGAGCTCCTCCGCGGAGCTGCAGGCGGCCGCCACGCAGCAGGTGTCCGGCGCGCGCGAGCAGGCCTCGGCGACGACGGAGGTCTCCACCACCGTCAAGGAACTCTTGTCCACGTTCCGGCAGATCGCCGGCAACGCGCAGCAGGTGTCCCGCGTGGCCAGCGAGACGGCGGGCACCACGCGCCTGGGCTCCCAGACGGTGGACCGGGCCCAGGAGGCCATCGAGACGGTGCGCCGCCAGGTGGACGTCATCGTTAACCACATGCTGGAGCTGGGCAAGCGCTCTCAGGAGATCGGCGGCATCCTGGACATCATCAACGAGCTGGCCGAGCAGACGAACATCCTGGCCATCAACGCCACCATCGAGAGCGCGGGCGCGGGCGAGCATGGCCGGCGCTTCGCGGTGGTGGCCGAGGAGATCCGCAAGCTCGCCGACCGCGTGGGCGCCTCCACCAAGGACGTGCGCTCGCTCATCGACGAGGTGCGCGCTGCGGCGAACACCACGCTCATGGCGACCGAGGATGGCTCCAAGGCGGTGCAGAACAGCGCGCGACAGTTCTCCGACGTGGCGGGAACCTTCAAGCGCATCGCCGAGCTGACGGGCAACAACCTGGACGTGGCACGTGAAATCGAGCTGTCCACCCAGCAGCAGACGACGGCGGTGGAGCAGGTGAGCACCGCCATCCAGCAGGTGGCGATGACGGCCCGGCAGACAGAGGTGAGCTCCGCGCAGACGTTGCAGACCTCCACCCAGTTGACCCAGCTCTCCAAGCAGCTCGCCTCGCTGGTGGACAGCCGCACCACGGCGCCGGCATGA
- a CDS encoding RNA polymerase sigma factor, whose amino-acid sequence MLPVEKDAPETREGQQALVRQARSGDAAAFRVLFERHSPTVWRFLKDSFRDGAAADEATQETFVRAHARLTALRDEDRLASWLLGIARRVFLETRRARGIRVDLDSEDTEGLLEAVLPSPTPEDLLLDHETEVLLAEALGHLREERRSALLLRIDHGLPYEEIALVMGWTIPKVKNEIHRARLQLREHLAPHIGGRS is encoded by the coding sequence ATGCTTCCCGTGGAAAAGGATGCCCCTGAGACCCGGGAAGGGCAGCAGGCCCTGGTCCGCCAAGCGCGCTCGGGAGACGCCGCCGCCTTCCGCGTCCTCTTCGAGCGCCACTCGCCCACGGTCTGGCGCTTCCTGAAGGACTCGTTCCGGGACGGGGCCGCCGCCGACGAGGCCACCCAGGAAACCTTCGTGCGGGCCCACGCCCGGCTCACGGCCCTGCGGGATGAGGACCGGCTGGCCTCCTGGCTGTTGGGCATCGCACGCCGGGTGTTCCTGGAGACGCGCCGGGCCCGGGGGATCCGCGTGGACCTCGACAGCGAGGACACCGAGGGGCTGCTGGAGGCGGTGCTGCCCAGCCCCACGCCGGAGGACTTGCTGCTGGACCACGAGACGGAAGTCCTGCTGGCCGAGGCGCTCGGGCACCTGCGCGAAGAGCGGAGATCCGCCCTGCTGCTGCGCATTGACCATGGTCTGCCGTACGAGGAAATCGCCCTGGTGATGGGCTGGACGATTCCGAAGGTGAAGAACGAGATTCACCGCGCGCGGCTCCAACTGCGTGAACACCTGGCCCCCCACATCGGAGGACGCTCATGA